From the genome of Phytohabitans rumicis, one region includes:
- a CDS encoding ThuA domain-containing protein: MILVYSRTTGFRHDSIPAGVAALASLGFATEATEDPEAFTRANLTRFDAVVFLNTNGTVLTDPGRAAFEAYVRAGGGFLGVHSAAATEYDWPFYGALVGAYFDQHPPVQPGAVTVSDNDHTATAHLPATWSRVDEWYDFRTRPDARVLLRADESSYEGGRMGADHPLAWCHERAGGRAFYTALGHTIEAYQEPAFRAHLAGALAWVTSTD; encoded by the coding sequence ATGATCCTCGTCTACTCGCGGACCACCGGGTTCCGGCACGACTCGATCCCGGCCGGGGTGGCCGCCCTGGCTTCCCTCGGCTTCGCGACGGAGGCCACCGAGGACCCGGAGGCGTTCACCCGGGCCAACCTGACCCGGTTCGACGCCGTCGTCTTCCTGAACACGAACGGCACCGTGCTCACCGACCCGGGCCGGGCCGCCTTCGAGGCGTACGTCCGGGCCGGCGGCGGCTTCCTCGGCGTGCACTCGGCCGCCGCCACCGAGTACGACTGGCCGTTCTACGGCGCGCTCGTCGGGGCGTACTTCGACCAGCACCCGCCCGTGCAGCCCGGCGCCGTCACGGTGTCCGATAACGATCACACGGCGACGGCCCACCTGCCGGCCACCTGGTCCCGCGTCGACGAGTGGTACGACTTCCGCACCCGCCCCGACGCCCGGGTGCTGCTGCGGGCGGACGAGTCGTCGTACGAGGGTGGCCGGATGGGCGCCGACCACCCGCTGGCCTGGTGCCACGAGCGTGCCGGCGGGCGGGCGTTCTACACCGCGCTGGGGCACACGATCGAGGCGTACCAGGAGCCGGCCTTCCGCGCCCACCTCGCGGGCGCACTGGCCTGGGTGACGAGCACGGACTAG
- a CDS encoding ATP-binding cassette domain-containing protein, with the protein MTEPVLGAYGVVKTFGHVRALRHASFEAFPGEVTALVGDNGAGKSTLTKILAGVFGPDEGEVRVDGQPVRLADPHDAKRRGIETVYQDLALAPDLDAAANVFLGREVRRFGFLHNHPEMRRRTATAFKDLGVGLVQDMRAPVAAFSGGQKQSVAIARAAMWATKVILMDEPTAALGVIQTAKVLELVERIRDRGIAVVFISHNLPQVLQVADRIEVLRLGARVARFQRGEADVDRLIAAISGAYANEVGK; encoded by the coding sequence ATGACAGAGCCAGTCTTGGGCGCGTACGGCGTGGTCAAGACCTTCGGCCACGTACGGGCGCTGCGGCACGCCTCGTTCGAGGCGTTCCCCGGTGAGGTCACCGCGCTGGTCGGCGACAACGGCGCGGGCAAGTCCACGCTGACCAAGATCCTGGCCGGCGTCTTCGGCCCGGACGAGGGCGAGGTACGCGTCGACGGCCAGCCGGTGCGCCTCGCCGACCCGCACGACGCCAAGCGGCGGGGCATCGAGACGGTGTACCAGGACCTGGCGCTGGCGCCGGACCTGGACGCGGCCGCCAACGTGTTCCTCGGCCGCGAGGTACGCCGGTTCGGGTTCCTGCACAACCACCCGGAGATGCGCCGGCGCACCGCGACCGCGTTCAAGGACCTCGGTGTGGGCCTGGTGCAGGACATGCGGGCGCCGGTGGCGGCGTTCTCCGGCGGGCAGAAGCAGTCGGTGGCGATCGCCCGCGCGGCGATGTGGGCCACCAAGGTGATCCTGATGGACGAGCCGACCGCGGCGCTCGGCGTCATCCAGACCGCGAAGGTGCTGGAGCTGGTCGAGCGGATCCGGGACCGGGGCATCGCGGTCGTGTTCATCTCGCACAACCTGCCGCAGGTGCTGCAGGTCGCCGACCGGATCGAGGTGCTACGGCTGGGCGCGCGGGTGGCCCGGTTCCAGCGCGGCGAGGCCGACGTCGACCGGCTCATCGCGGCGATTTCCGGCGCGTACGCGAACGAGGTGGGGAAATGA
- a CDS encoding radical SAM protein produces the protein MRTELIEDLMSRFPHIPREAVIKEDLLRGGIAFDDSVLTDGDDGQVKPKSYFIFSFDHRTLPELGAAALRRPPEEVVLTGGPYDLRRTVVSVRVNPDSPYTVKADEDGVARLFLDGRAIADVGLPPMPDYYRHTLANGKSVMEVAPTIQWGYLIYLTVFRVCQYFGAKEECQYCDINHNWRQHKAAGRPYTGVKPVAEVLEALEIIDRYDTGRTSHAYTLTGGSVTSKVDGLAEADFYGRYAKAIEERFPGRWIGKVVAQALPRADVQRFHDYGIRIYHPNYEVWDKRLFELHCPGKERYVGRAEWHRRILESAEVFGPRNVIPNFVAGIEMAEPFGFRTVDEAIESTTEGLQYFMSRGILPRFTTWCPEPTTPLGRTNPQGAPLEYHIRLLEAYRATMDANGLSTPPGYGPPGAGNAVFSVSSFMDTLPADAVVAA, from the coding sequence ATGCGCACCGAGCTGATCGAAGACCTGATGAGCCGTTTCCCGCACATCCCGCGGGAGGCTGTGATCAAGGAAGACCTGCTCCGGGGCGGGATCGCCTTCGACGATTCGGTGCTCACGGACGGCGACGACGGGCAGGTCAAGCCGAAGTCGTACTTCATCTTCTCCTTCGACCACCGTACGCTGCCCGAGCTGGGCGCGGCGGCGCTGCGCCGCCCGCCGGAGGAGGTCGTGCTCACCGGTGGGCCGTACGACCTGCGCCGCACCGTCGTCTCGGTACGCGTCAACCCGGACTCGCCGTACACGGTCAAGGCGGACGAGGACGGCGTGGCCCGGCTCTTCCTGGACGGCCGGGCGATCGCCGACGTGGGGCTGCCGCCGATGCCCGACTACTACCGGCACACCCTCGCCAACGGCAAGTCCGTCATGGAGGTCGCGCCGACCATCCAGTGGGGCTACCTGATCTACCTGACCGTCTTCCGGGTCTGCCAGTACTTCGGCGCCAAGGAGGAGTGCCAGTACTGCGACATCAACCACAACTGGCGCCAGCACAAGGCGGCCGGACGGCCGTACACCGGGGTCAAGCCGGTCGCCGAGGTGCTCGAAGCGCTGGAGATCATCGACCGGTACGACACGGGGCGCACCTCCCACGCGTACACCTTGACCGGTGGCAGCGTGACGTCGAAGGTCGACGGGCTCGCGGAGGCCGACTTCTACGGGCGCTACGCCAAGGCGATCGAGGAGCGTTTCCCCGGCCGGTGGATCGGCAAGGTGGTGGCCCAGGCGCTGCCCAGGGCCGACGTGCAGCGGTTCCACGACTACGGGATCCGGATCTACCACCCCAACTACGAGGTGTGGGACAAGCGCCTGTTCGAGCTGCACTGCCCGGGCAAGGAGCGCTACGTGGGCCGGGCGGAGTGGCACCGGCGGATCCTGGAGTCGGCGGAGGTCTTCGGCCCGCGCAACGTCATCCCGAACTTCGTGGCCGGCATCGAGATGGCCGAGCCGTTCGGCTTCCGCACGGTCGACGAGGCGATCGAGTCGACGACAGAGGGGCTGCAGTACTTCATGTCGCGCGGCATCCTGCCGCGCTTCACCACCTGGTGCCCGGAGCCGACCACGCCGCTGGGCCGCACCAACCCGCAGGGCGCGCCGCTGGAGTACCACATCCGCCTGCTGGAGGCGTACCGCGCGACGATGGACGCCAACGGCCTTTCGACCCCGCCCGGGTACGGCCCGCCGGGCGCCGGCAACGCGGTGTTCTCGGTCAGTTCGTTCATGGACACCCTGCCGGCCGACGCCGTCGTCGCGGCATGA
- a CDS encoding ABC transporter substrate-binding protein, which yields MKKIAAVVAAGVLLLAAGCADDDGGTSGTGSDSGSASGKKFVLMVGVKGDPFYISMECGAQEKAKELGVELQVQGPDKFDATLQNPLLDAVAAAKPAALLVAPNDVKASATPLKRIQDAGSKVVLVDTTVDDTSIGASRIATDNKLGGTKAAEALNELLGGAKGKVLVISTDPGVSSVDARVAGFEEAVKTKYTNFTLAAATQYSHNSPQTAASIIQAELQRSPDIVGVFATNLFSAQGTATGVRAAGKSNQVKVVGFDAGPDQIKQLEAGDVQALVAQKPYDIGVQGVEQAAAAVEGKTVTASIATESLIVTKDNMSNPDVSKYIYKDKC from the coding sequence ATGAAGAAGATCGCGGCGGTAGTCGCCGCCGGGGTGCTGCTGCTGGCCGCCGGCTGCGCGGACGACGACGGAGGCACCTCGGGCACAGGTAGCGACAGCGGCTCCGCCTCCGGCAAGAAGTTCGTGCTCATGGTCGGCGTCAAGGGCGACCCGTTCTACATCTCGATGGAGTGCGGCGCCCAGGAGAAGGCCAAGGAGCTCGGCGTCGAGCTGCAAGTGCAGGGCCCGGACAAGTTCGACGCCACCCTGCAGAACCCGCTGCTCGACGCGGTGGCCGCGGCCAAGCCGGCCGCGCTGCTGGTGGCCCCGAACGACGTGAAGGCGTCGGCCACGCCGCTGAAGCGGATCCAGGACGCCGGCAGCAAGGTCGTGCTCGTGGACACCACAGTGGACGACACCAGCATCGGCGCGTCCCGGATCGCCACCGACAACAAGCTCGGCGGCACGAAGGCCGCCGAGGCGCTCAACGAGCTGCTCGGCGGCGCCAAGGGCAAGGTGCTCGTCATCTCCACCGACCCCGGTGTGTCCTCCGTGGACGCCCGGGTGGCCGGCTTCGAGGAGGCCGTGAAGACCAAGTACACCAACTTCACGCTCGCCGCGGCCACCCAGTACTCGCACAACTCGCCGCAGACGGCCGCCAGCATCATCCAGGCCGAACTGCAGCGCAGCCCGGACATCGTGGGCGTCTTCGCCACCAACCTCTTCTCCGCGCAGGGCACGGCGACCGGCGTGCGCGCCGCGGGCAAGAGCAACCAGGTCAAGGTCGTCGGCTTCGACGCCGGCCCGGACCAGATCAAGCAGCTGGAGGCCGGTGACGTGCAGGCGCTGGTGGCGCAGAAGCCGTACGACATCGGGGTGCAGGGTGTCGAGCAGGCCGCCGCCGCGGTCGAGGGCAAGACGGTGACGGCGAGCATCGCCACCGAGTCCCTCATCGTCACCAAGGACAACATGAGCAACCCCGACGTCAGCAAGTACATCTACAAAGACAAGTGCTGA
- a CDS encoding 1-phosphofructokinase family hexose kinase produces MLIATPNITVDRTVRLPELRPGSVLRPYRAVVTAGGKGLNVGRVSAAFGRRATLVSFQPEADADTVARLFAAEPVQFAGVPVPGDVRVATIYLEDSGRVTVLNEPGPQISAEAWARYEDALAAELASGRHATLVCSGSLPPGVPDDGYGRLTRIGRDAGVRVVVDAARSALAGTLAAGPDVVTPNLAEAEGVLAGHEEESVHEDDPDVPDRAAEAVRELCRRGARSAAVTAGAAGTAYGDATDVAWVPTVRVDVVNPIGAGDSFVGGLVEAFEEGRTGIDAVVFAVATATASVEQELAGGVDPARARELAAALAGARLGA; encoded by the coding sequence TTGCTCATCGCGACGCCGAACATCACCGTCGACCGGACGGTCCGGCTGCCGGAACTGCGGCCGGGGAGCGTGCTGCGGCCGTACCGGGCGGTGGTGACCGCGGGCGGCAAGGGCCTCAACGTGGGCCGGGTGTCCGCCGCGTTCGGGCGCCGGGCCACCCTGGTCAGCTTCCAGCCGGAGGCGGACGCGGACACCGTCGCGCGCCTGTTCGCCGCGGAGCCGGTGCAGTTCGCCGGCGTGCCGGTGCCGGGCGACGTCCGGGTGGCCACCATCTACCTGGAGGACTCCGGCCGGGTGACAGTGCTCAACGAGCCCGGCCCGCAGATCTCCGCCGAGGCATGGGCCCGGTACGAGGACGCGCTGGCCGCCGAGCTGGCCAGCGGCCGGCACGCCACGCTCGTCTGCTCGGGCAGCCTGCCCCCGGGCGTACCGGACGACGGGTACGGCCGGCTCACCCGGATCGGGCGCGACGCCGGCGTACGGGTGGTCGTGGATGCCGCCCGGTCCGCGCTCGCCGGCACGCTCGCGGCCGGCCCGGACGTGGTCACGCCCAACCTGGCCGAGGCCGAGGGGGTGCTGGCCGGGCACGAGGAGGAATCGGTACATGAGGACGACCCTGACGTACCAGATCGGGCTGCCGAAGCGGTGCGCGAGCTGTGCCGGCGGGGCGCGCGCTCGGCGGCGGTGACCGCCGGCGCGGCCGGTACGGCCTACGGCGACGCGACCGACGTCGCCTGGGTGCCCACCGTCCGGGTGGACGTGGTGAACCCGATCGGCGCCGGCGACTCGTTCGTGGGCGGCCTGGTCGAGGCGTTCGAGGAGGGGCGTACCGGGATCGACGCGGTGGTCTTCGCGGTCGCGACCGCGACCGCGTCCGTCGAGCAGGAACTGGCCGGCGGCGTCGACCCGGCGCGGGCGCGGGAGCTGGCCGCGGCGCTCGCGGGCGCCCGCCTGGGGGCCTGA
- a CDS encoding AAA family ATPase codes for MDARAYVVAGAPATGKSTFGAALAHAATAAPLDQDVLTGPLTAVVAGLVGAAPGDLDDPRVRGATRTATYDALLDTATGCLAAGVSVVLVAPFTAERSDPGAWAVLKDRLNAPGGVVLAWTTCPPAEVSRRLAARGAPRDVRKLSDVDGFLRSGALDPPRVPHVVVDTTAPPARQIAAVLTR; via the coding sequence ATGGACGCCCGGGCGTACGTGGTGGCCGGGGCGCCGGCGACGGGCAAGAGCACGTTCGGCGCGGCGCTGGCCCATGCGGCCACCGCCGCGCCGCTGGACCAGGACGTGCTCACCGGGCCGCTGACCGCCGTCGTGGCCGGCCTCGTCGGCGCCGCGCCGGGCGATCTCGACGATCCCCGGGTACGCGGTGCCACCCGCACCGCCACCTACGACGCGCTCCTCGACACCGCCACCGGGTGCCTGGCCGCCGGGGTGTCCGTGGTGCTGGTCGCGCCGTTCACGGCGGAGCGGTCCGACCCGGGCGCCTGGGCCGTGCTCAAGGACCGCTTGAACGCCCCGGGCGGCGTCGTGCTCGCCTGGACCACCTGCCCGCCGGCCGAGGTGTCCCGCCGGCTGGCCGCCCGCGGCGCCCCGCGCGACGTGCGCAAGCTGTCCGACGTCGACGGCTTCCTGCGCTCCGGCGCCCTCGACCCACCGCGGGTGCCGCACGTCGTGGTGGACACCACCGCGCCCCCGGCGCGCCAGATCGCCGCAGTCCTGACCCGGTAG
- a CDS encoding LacI family DNA-binding transcriptional regulator — MSRRPTLRDVSILAGVSAKTVSRVVNDDPAVAPGTAERVQAAIRELGFHPNPVARSLRVGRDDAVGLVVENIADPFFAEVTSAVEELARERGMFVVISSAGYAPENERVVVNGLANRRVAGLIITPTSGDHSYLGHGPARFPTVFVDRPPIQHDSDTVLADNEGGARLATKHVIDHGHRRVAFIGDRLHIYTTRLRYQGFRAAMLEAGLPVDERLVRVDAMGAQNSTSAMVDMLHADPSPTAVISANARTSLGVVRALHQEDRTDVAHVSFDDFQGAESLNPPVTAVYQDPQGMGRQAAELLFDRINGADGPPRRVVLPVRLIIRGSGELPPPPGG, encoded by the coding sequence ATGTCCCGCCGGCCCACGCTCCGCGACGTCTCGATCCTCGCCGGGGTGAGCGCCAAGACGGTCTCCCGGGTGGTCAACGACGACCCGGCCGTCGCCCCCGGCACCGCCGAGCGGGTCCAGGCGGCCATCCGCGAGCTGGGCTTCCACCCCAACCCGGTGGCCCGGTCGCTGCGCGTGGGCCGGGACGACGCGGTCGGCCTGGTGGTGGAGAACATCGCCGACCCGTTCTTCGCCGAGGTCACCAGCGCGGTCGAGGAGCTGGCCCGGGAGCGCGGCATGTTCGTCGTGATCTCCAGCGCCGGGTACGCGCCGGAGAACGAGCGGGTGGTGGTCAACGGCCTGGCCAACCGCCGGGTCGCCGGCCTGATCATCACGCCGACCTCGGGCGATCACTCCTACCTCGGGCACGGGCCGGCCCGCTTCCCCACCGTGTTCGTGGACCGGCCGCCGATCCAGCACGACTCCGACACCGTGCTCGCCGACAACGAGGGCGGCGCCCGGCTGGCCACCAAACACGTGATCGACCACGGGCACCGCCGGGTCGCGTTCATCGGCGACCGGCTGCACATCTACACCACCCGGCTGCGCTACCAGGGCTTTCGCGCGGCGATGCTGGAGGCCGGCCTGCCGGTCGACGAGCGGCTGGTCCGGGTCGACGCGATGGGCGCCCAGAACTCCACCTCCGCGATGGTGGACATGCTGCACGCGGACCCGTCCCCCACCGCGGTGATCTCGGCGAACGCGCGCACCTCGCTCGGCGTGGTCAGGGCCCTGCACCAGGAGGACCGCACCGACGTCGCGCACGTCAGCTTCGACGACTTCCAGGGCGCGGAGAGCCTCAACCCGCCGGTGACGGCGGTCTACCAGGACCCGCAGGGCATGGGCCGGCAGGCCGCCGAGCTGCTCTTCGACCGGATCAACGGCGCGGACGGCCCGCCCCGCCGCGTGGTCCTCCCCGTCCGCCTCATCATCCGCGGCTCCGGCGAACTCCCACCCCCACCGGGCGGTTAG
- a CDS encoding response regulator transcription factor has translation MIRVLLGQRGRLLREALAAVMSAEDDLDVVAELAHADDVLPAARRDRPHVAVLDVALPGTLAVTELCPALCDALPACGVLILLDRHSGAGIGRALARLAPRVGLLGAETSPFDLIESVRQLARGEPVLDAEVAVAALTAGENPLTDRECEVLRMAIDGAPAKEIAQRLYLSAGTVRNYLSRILAKTGARTRIEAIRIAQESGWI, from the coding sequence GTGATTCGAGTCCTGCTCGGCCAGCGGGGCCGGCTACTGCGCGAGGCGCTCGCCGCCGTGATGTCCGCGGAAGACGACCTGGACGTCGTCGCCGAGCTCGCGCACGCGGACGACGTGCTGCCCGCGGCCCGGCGCGACCGCCCACACGTGGCCGTCCTCGACGTCGCGCTCCCCGGCACCCTCGCCGTCACCGAGCTGTGCCCCGCGCTGTGCGACGCCCTGCCCGCGTGCGGCGTGCTGATCCTGCTCGACCGCCACTCCGGCGCCGGCATCGGCCGCGCCCTCGCCCGGCTGGCCCCGCGGGTCGGCCTGCTCGGCGCCGAGACGTCCCCGTTCGACCTCATCGAGAGCGTCCGGCAACTGGCCCGCGGCGAGCCGGTCCTGGACGCCGAGGTCGCGGTGGCCGCTTTGACCGCCGGGGAGAACCCGCTCACCGACCGGGAGTGCGAGGTGCTCCGCATGGCCATCGACGGCGCGCCCGCCAAGGAGATCGCGCAGCGCCTGTACCTGAGCGCCGGCACCGTCCGCAACTACCTCTCCCGCATCCTGGCCAAGACGGGCGCCAGAACCCGCATAGAGGCAATCCGCATAGCCCAAGAATCCGGCTGGATCTAA
- a CDS encoding SAM-dependent methyltransferase, protein MPDGDESWYRKLDLDSPSPARVYDYFLGGSHNFAVDREMAARLSAIKPNLGDTMRANRAFLRRAVRFLAEAGVRQFLDLGSGVPTVGNVHEIAQKHAADARVVYVDIDPIAAAHSASILAVDPQADVIRADLLDADRVLADPTVRGLIDFAEPVAVLLVGVLHHLPGTRPLDAVRRYRDAIAPGGYLVLSVATFEGRPESEMEPFKQEYDKAYGRGADTMTLRSRAEALAYFDGFALLEPGLVLTTDWRPETDWPTGPIHTYAAVGRKP, encoded by the coding sequence GTGCCCGACGGTGACGAGTCCTGGTACCGCAAGCTCGACCTCGACTCGCCCAGCCCCGCACGGGTGTACGACTACTTCCTCGGCGGCAGCCACAACTTCGCGGTCGATCGGGAGATGGCGGCGCGGCTGTCCGCGATCAAGCCGAACCTGGGCGACACCATGCGGGCCAACCGGGCGTTCCTGCGCCGGGCGGTGCGGTTCCTGGCCGAGGCGGGCGTGCGGCAGTTTCTCGACCTGGGGTCGGGCGTGCCGACGGTGGGCAACGTGCACGAGATCGCGCAGAAGCACGCGGCCGACGCCCGGGTGGTGTACGTCGACATCGACCCCATCGCGGCCGCGCACAGCGCCTCGATCCTCGCCGTCGACCCGCAGGCCGACGTGATCCGGGCCGACCTGCTGGACGCCGACCGGGTGCTCGCCGACCCGACCGTGCGCGGGCTGATCGACTTCGCCGAGCCGGTGGCGGTGCTGCTGGTCGGCGTGCTGCACCACCTGCCCGGCACCCGGCCGCTGGACGCGGTGCGGCGGTACCGGGACGCGATCGCGCCGGGCGGCTACCTGGTGCTGTCCGTGGCCACCTTCGAGGGGCGGCCGGAGAGCGAGATGGAGCCGTTCAAACAGGAGTACGACAAGGCGTACGGGCGGGGCGCGGACACGATGACGCTGCGGTCCCGGGCCGAGGCGCTGGCGTACTTCGACGGCTTCGCACTGCTCGAGCCGGGGTTGGTGCTCACCACGGACTGGCGGCCGGAAACGGACTGGCCCACCGGCCCGATCCACACGTACGCCGCCGTCGGGCGCAAGCCCTAG
- a CDS encoding ABC transporter permease, translated as MAVFGRHTFAIGSNPEAASRAGINVKRHLLKVYIIGGTAAGFAGFLSLAYFSTTSIGGHSTDNLQAITAVALGGTSLFGASARSSGPSSGCGSRRCSRTASSSRGSSPTGRTSRWAWCSSSPSGSTSSAVARATGAEAIPTHGKTPQEETHEEDRGGSRRRGAAAGRRLRGRRRRHLGHR; from the coding sequence ATGGCGGTGTTCGGGCGGCACACGTTCGCCATCGGCTCCAACCCGGAGGCGGCGAGCCGGGCCGGCATCAACGTCAAGCGGCACCTGCTCAAGGTCTACATCATCGGCGGTACGGCGGCTGGCTTCGCGGGCTTCCTGTCGCTGGCGTACTTCAGCACCACCAGCATCGGCGGGCACTCGACCGACAACCTGCAGGCCATCACCGCGGTGGCCCTGGGCGGCACCAGCCTCTTCGGGGCGTCGGCTCGATCATCGGGACCCTCATCGGGGTGTGGATCCCGGCGGTGCTCAAGAACGGCTTCGTCATCACGGGGGTCCAGCCCTACTGGCAGGACGTCGCGGTGGGCCTGGTGCTCATCGTCGCCGTCTGGTTCGACCAGCTCCGCCGTCGCTCGCGCGACCGGGGCTGAGGCAATCCCGACCCACGGAAAGACCCCACAGGAGGAAACCCATGAAGAAGATCGCGGCGGTAGTCGCCGCCGGGGTGCTGCTGCTGGCCGCCGGCTGCGCGGACGACGACGGAGGCACCTCGGGCACAGGTAG
- a CDS encoding SsgA family sporulation/cell division regulator, which translates to MATKRSTWQLLRGHAYSPSVDGVVSVGLGYAAMDPYAVHLIVSADHTAASCWVFARDLLIAGLTGTAGVGDVLVGTEPGGRVVSVTLRNGRDVLEIDLPRLPLCRFAADMLAIVPRGAEQAHIDVDAELRSLLA; encoded by the coding sequence TTGGCCACGAAGCGCTCGACTTGGCAACTCCTGCGCGGCCACGCGTACTCACCGTCGGTGGACGGTGTGGTGAGCGTCGGGCTGGGTTATGCCGCGATGGACCCGTACGCCGTACACCTGATCGTGAGCGCGGACCACACGGCGGCATCGTGCTGGGTCTTCGCCCGCGACCTGCTGATCGCGGGCCTGACCGGCACCGCGGGCGTCGGCGACGTGCTGGTCGGCACCGAACCCGGCGGGAGGGTGGTCAGCGTGACCCTGCGCAACGGCCGGGACGTGCTGGAGATCGACCTGCCGCGGCTGCCGCTGTGCCGCTTCGCGGCCGACATGCTGGCGATCGTCCCGCGCGGCGCGGAGCAGGCCCACATCGACGTCGACGCTGAGCTGCGCTCCCTCCTCGCCTAG
- a CDS encoding M20/M25/M40 family metallo-hydrolase: protein MDTSRRAFMVSASAAAAVPLIAGATPASASGTPPGPGRPSKPQRPSRALRALLDDIDRSRIEAAVRRLADFGTRHTLSSQDDPVRGIGAARDWIFDQFTGYAAASGGRMTVEKQSYVQQPGPRIPVPTVITNVVATLRGTTAPERVYVISGHYDSRVTDVLNATADAPGANDDASGVAVVLELARVLAGRPTEATIVFTAVAGEEQGLFGSAFQAQRYKAAGADVQGMFSNDIVGSSTADDGTRDPRTVRLFAEGVPTSETPAQATVRQSVGGENDSPSRQLARFVQDVAENDATGMDVRVIYRRDRYLRGSDHISYLQQGYPAARFTEPNEDFRHQHQDVRVEGGVQYGDLPEFCDFGFIARVAKVNAATLWSLAQAPGTPRTPTSSRPRSPTTRRCAGSAAPSPTWPDMRWCGGKPPLPSGPTSSRSATSPRSPSTCRRTTSSSAYAPWTATGCAVPSPSRLPHLASRGPAGR from the coding sequence ATGGACACTTCTCGACGGGCGTTCATGGTGTCCGCCTCCGCCGCAGCGGCGGTCCCGCTGATCGCCGGAGCGACACCCGCCAGCGCCTCAGGGACACCCCCTGGGCCTGGCCGCCCCAGCAAACCCCAACGGCCGAGCCGCGCCCTGCGGGCGCTGCTCGACGACATCGACCGGAGCCGGATCGAGGCCGCGGTACGCCGCCTGGCCGACTTCGGCACCCGGCACACGCTGTCCAGCCAGGACGATCCGGTCCGCGGCATCGGCGCCGCGCGGGACTGGATCTTCGACCAGTTCACCGGGTACGCGGCCGCGTCGGGTGGCCGCATGACGGTGGAGAAACAGTCGTACGTCCAGCAGCCGGGGCCGCGCATCCCCGTCCCGACGGTGATCACCAACGTGGTGGCCACCCTGCGCGGCACCACCGCACCCGAGCGGGTCTACGTGATCTCCGGTCACTACGACTCGCGCGTCACCGACGTGCTCAACGCGACCGCCGACGCGCCCGGCGCCAACGACGACGCGTCCGGCGTGGCCGTCGTGCTGGAGCTGGCCCGCGTGCTGGCCGGCCGCCCGACCGAGGCGACGATCGTGTTCACCGCGGTCGCCGGCGAGGAGCAGGGGCTGTTCGGCTCGGCGTTCCAGGCGCAGCGGTACAAGGCGGCCGGCGCCGACGTGCAGGGCATGTTCAGCAACGACATCGTCGGCAGCAGCACGGCCGACGACGGCACCCGCGACCCGCGTACCGTCCGGCTGTTCGCCGAAGGCGTGCCCACGTCGGAGACACCGGCGCAGGCCACGGTCCGCCAGTCCGTCGGGGGTGAGAACGACTCGCCCTCGCGCCAGCTGGCCCGCTTCGTGCAGGACGTCGCCGAGAACGACGCGACCGGCATGGACGTGCGGGTCATCTACCGCCGCGACCGCTATCTGCGCGGCAGCGACCACATCTCGTACCTGCAGCAGGGCTACCCGGCGGCCCGGTTCACCGAGCCGAACGAGGACTTCCGCCACCAGCACCAGGACGTCCGCGTCGAGGGCGGCGTGCAGTACGGCGACCTGCCGGAGTTCTGCGACTTCGGGTTCATCGCGCGGGTGGCGAAGGTCAACGCGGCGACCCTGTGGTCGCTCGCCCAGGCCCCCGGTACCCCAAGAACGCCAACATCCTCACGGCCGCGCTCACCAACGACACGACGCTGCGCTGGCAGCGCGGCACCGAGCCCGACCTGGCCGGATATGAGGTGGTGTGGCGGGAAACCACCGCTCCCGAGTGGACCCACGTCATCCCGGTCGGCGACGTCACCACGGTCACCATCGACCTGTCGAAGGACAACGTCTTCTTCGGCGTACGCGCCGTGGACCGCGACGGGCTGCGCAGTCCCGTCGCCTTCCCGACTCCCGCATCTAGCTAGTCGCGGCCCCGCTGGCCGCTAA